In one Burkholderiales bacterium GJ-E10 genomic region, the following are encoded:
- a CDS encoding protein RnfH: MRVLVVYALPDRQWALPVAVASGARIRDAIAQSGIAAACPELPGGAQGPWDVGVFSRPATPDDVVHDGDRIEIYRPLQIDPKEARRLRAGARR, from the coding sequence ATGCGGGTGCTGGTGGTCTACGCACTGCCGGATCGCCAGTGGGCGCTGCCGGTTGCGGTGGCGTCGGGCGCACGGATCCGCGACGCGATCGCGCAATCCGGGATCGCCGCGGCCTGCCCCGAGCTGCCGGGCGGCGCGCAAGGCCCATGGGACGTGGGTGTGTTCAGCCGCCCGGCGACGCCCGACGACGTCGTCCATGACGGCGACCGGATCGAGATCTATCGGCCGCTGCAGATCGACCCAAAGGAAGCGCGTCGGCTGCGCGCCGGCGCACGGCGTTAA
- a CDS encoding ferredoxin, 2Fe-2S type, ISC system — translation MPTIRVLPHEEVCPEGATVTAQRGQSICRALLEAGVPIEHACELSCACTTCHIIVREGFSSLAPSEEDEDDLLDKAWGLTPLSRLSCQAIVADQDLVVEIPRYSINQVKEGKQ, via the coding sequence ATGCCGACAATTCGCGTTCTCCCGCATGAGGAAGTCTGTCCAGAAGGCGCGACGGTCACCGCGCAGCGTGGGCAAAGCATCTGCCGCGCGTTGCTCGAAGCCGGCGTGCCGATCGAGCATGCGTGTGAACTCTCCTGCGCCTGCACGACCTGCCATATCATCGTGCGGGAAGGGTTTTCCTCGCTGGCGCCGTCCGAGGAGGACGAGGACGATCTGCTCGACAAGGCGTGGGGACTGACGCCGCTTTCGCGCCTGTCGTGCCAGGCGATCGTCGCCGATCAGGACCTCGTCGTGGAGATCCCGCGGTATTCGATCAACCAGGTGAAGGAGGGGAAGCAATGA
- a CDS encoding chaperone protein, translating into MRAGSRVPRGPGDVCLVSQLPEYFALFGLAPRFALDPQRLAAAYREVLVQVHPDRHAASGAAQQRVAMQMASHANEAYRILKSDSARAAYLCRMHGALADGMESSRRVAPEFLALQMRWRETWEDAKDPDTRRALRQEVEATHADLLTRIAGEIDERGDYAAAADSVRALLFVEKFIEKMAADTAD; encoded by the coding sequence ATGCGTGCCGGGTCCCGCGTTCCGCGGGGTCCGGGCGATGTCTGCCTCGTGTCCCAACTTCCGGAATATTTTGCCCTTTTCGGCCTTGCGCCCCGTTTCGCGCTCGATCCGCAGCGTCTTGCCGCGGCCTATCGGGAGGTGCTCGTTCAGGTGCACCCCGACCGGCACGCGGCTTCGGGTGCGGCGCAGCAGCGCGTGGCGATGCAGATGGCGAGCCATGCCAACGAGGCCTACCGGATCCTGAAGTCCGACAGCGCGCGGGCGGCCTATCTGTGCCGGATGCATGGCGCGCTTGCCGACGGTATGGAGTCGTCGCGGCGCGTGGCGCCGGAATTCCTCGCGTTGCAGATGCGCTGGCGCGAAACCTGGGAAGACGCGAAGGATCCGGATACCCGGCGCGCGCTCCGCCAGGAGGTGGAGGCCACGCACGCGGACTTGCTGACCCGCATCGCCGGCGAGATCGACGAGCGCGGGGACTATGCCGCCGCCGCTGACAGCGTGAGGGCCTTGCTGTTCGTCGAAAAATTCATCGAAAAAATGGCCGCGGACACCGCGGATTGA
- a CDS encoding iron-sulfur cluster assembly protein IscA has translation MAVTLTERAARHVAAYIQRRGKGVGVRLAVQTTGCSGMAYKLEFADVADPQDVQFETNGVRVLVDPRSLAYLDGTELDYVREGLNEGFRFNNPNEKDRCGCGESFRV, from the coding sequence ATGGCAGTCACTCTCACGGAGCGTGCCGCCCGCCACGTCGCGGCGTATATCCAGCGGCGCGGCAAGGGCGTCGGCGTCCGACTGGCGGTGCAGACCACCGGTTGTTCCGGCATGGCCTACAAACTCGAGTTCGCCGATGTGGCCGATCCGCAGGACGTCCAGTTCGAAACCAACGGCGTCCGGGTTCTGGTCGATCCGCGCAGTCTCGCCTACCTCGACGGCACCGAGCTCGACTACGTGCGCGAGGGGTTGAACGAGGGCTTCCGGTTCAATAATCCCAACGAGAAGGACCGCTGCGGTTGCGGCGAGTCGTTCCGGGTCTGA
- a CDS encoding SsrA-binding protein, with translation MSITQNRKARHDYQIEERFEAGLVLEGWEVKSIRAGRAQMNEAYVVIRGEELFLLNAHIGILPTTSTHIHADPTRTRKLLLRAEEIRKLIGKVERAGYTLVPLDLHFSRGRVKLDLGLAKGKRQFEKRAAEQERDWKREQSRLLKTRSR, from the coding sequence ATGTCCATCACCCAGAACCGCAAGGCCCGCCACGACTACCAGATCGAAGAGCGCTTCGAGGCCGGACTCGTGCTCGAAGGCTGGGAAGTCAAGAGCATCCGCGCCGGCCGCGCGCAGATGAATGAAGCCTACGTCGTCATCCGCGGCGAAGAGCTTTTCCTGCTCAATGCGCACATCGGCATCCTGCCCACCACCTCGACGCACATCCACGCCGACCCCACCCGCACGCGCAAGCTGCTGTTGCGCGCCGAGGAGATCCGCAAGCTGATCGGCAAGGTCGAGCGCGCCGGCTACACCCTGGTTCCGCTCGACCTGCACTTCTCCCGCGGCCGGGTGAAGCTCGACCTGGGCCTCGCCAAAGGCAAGCGGCAGTTCGAGAAGCGGGCGGCCGAACAGGAGCGGGACTGGAAACGGGAGCAGTCGCGGCTGCTGAAGACGCGGTCGCGATGA
- a CDS encoding GMP synthase, whose translation MQHDRILILDFGSQVTQLIARRVREARVYCEIHPCDMPEEAIRAFAPCGVILSGSHQSAYEESTDRAPEVVFRLGVPVLGICYGMQTMAQQLGGRVESGAKREFGFAQVRARGQTRLLEGLQDAIGPRGESLLDVWMSHGDKVAELPAGFAVMAETDSCPIAGMADESRRFYGLQFHPEVTHTRQGQEMLTRFVRDICGCRGDWNMPDYVDEAVARIREQVGAEEVVLGLSGGVDSSVAALLIHRAIGRQLTCVFVDNGLLRLDEARQVVDMFERHLGLHLVVVDAAGRFLGKLAGVSDPEAKRKIIGREFVEVFQEEAARLPNVKWLAQGTIYPDVIESAGAKSKKAVTIKSHHNVGGLPDTLHLKLLEPLRELFKDEVRALGIALGLPREMVYRHPFPGPGLGVRILGEVKGEYADLLRRADAIFIEELRASGWYDQTSQAFAVFLPVKSVGVMGDGRTYEWVVALRAVQTQDFMTAHWAPLPHELLGKVSNRIINEVRGINRVVYDICGKPPATIEWE comes from the coding sequence GTGCAACACGACCGCATCCTGATCCTGGACTTCGGGTCCCAGGTTACCCAACTCATTGCCCGACGCGTACGCGAAGCGCGGGTGTACTGTGAAATCCATCCCTGCGACATGCCGGAGGAGGCGATCCGCGCCTTCGCGCCCTGCGGCGTCATCCTCTCCGGCAGCCATCAGTCGGCCTACGAGGAGTCGACCGATCGCGCACCCGAGGTCGTGTTCCGCCTCGGCGTGCCGGTGCTCGGAATCTGCTACGGCATGCAGACCATGGCGCAGCAGTTGGGCGGCCGGGTGGAGTCCGGCGCGAAGCGCGAATTCGGTTTCGCGCAGGTGCGCGCCCGCGGCCAGACCCGCCTGCTGGAAGGTCTGCAGGATGCCATCGGTCCCCGCGGCGAAAGCCTGCTCGACGTCTGGATGAGCCACGGCGACAAGGTCGCCGAACTGCCGGCCGGCTTTGCGGTGATGGCCGAGACCGACAGTTGCCCGATCGCCGGCATGGCCGATGAATCGCGACGCTTCTACGGCCTGCAGTTCCATCCCGAGGTCACCCACACCCGCCAGGGGCAGGAGATGCTTACGCGCTTCGTGCGCGACATCTGCGGCTGCCGCGGCGACTGGAACATGCCCGATTACGTCGACGAGGCGGTGGCGCGCATCCGCGAGCAGGTCGGAGCGGAGGAGGTTGTGCTGGGGTTGTCCGGCGGGGTCGATTCCTCCGTCGCGGCGCTGCTCATCCATCGCGCGATCGGCCGGCAATTGACCTGCGTGTTCGTCGACAACGGCTTGCTGCGGCTCGATGAGGCGCGGCAGGTCGTCGACATGTTCGAGCGCCACCTGGGTCTGCACCTCGTGGTGGTCGATGCCGCCGGGCGCTTCCTCGGCAAACTCGCCGGGGTCTCCGACCCCGAAGCCAAGCGCAAGATCATCGGCCGCGAGTTCGTCGAGGTGTTCCAGGAAGAAGCGGCCAGGCTGCCGAACGTCAAGTGGCTGGCCCAGGGCACGATCTATCCCGACGTGATCGAATCGGCCGGCGCCAAATCCAAAAAGGCCGTCACGATCAAGTCCCACCACAACGTCGGCGGCCTGCCCGACACGCTGCACCTCAAGCTGCTCGAACCGTTGCGCGAACTCTTCAAGGACGAAGTGCGCGCGCTCGGAATCGCCCTCGGCCTGCCGCGCGAGATGGTCTACCGCCACCCGTTCCCCGGACCGGGCCTCGGGGTGCGGATCCTGGGTGAGGTAAAGGGCGAATATGCCGATCTGCTGCGCCGCGCCGACGCGATCTTCATCGAGGAACTGCGCGCGAGCGGCTGGTACGACCAGACCAGCCAGGCGTTCGCCGTGTTCCTCCCGGTGAAGAGCGTCGGCGTGATGGGCGACGGCCGGACCTACGAATGGGTGGTCGCACTGCGCGCGGTGCAGACGCAGGACTTCATGACCGCGCATTGGGCGCCGCTGCCCCACGAACTGCTCGGCAAGGTGTCCAACCGCATCATCAACGAAGTGCGCGGCATCAACCGGGTCGTGTACGACATCTGCGGCAAGCCGCCGGCGACGATCGAGTGGGAATGA
- a CDS encoding FeS assembly protein IscX, with the protein MSPAMLHWTDSIAIAQALLEEHPHVDPRAIRFTDLHRWVCELDGFADHPDRSNEKILEAIQMAWIEEAE; encoded by the coding sequence ATGAGCCCTGCGATGCTGCATTGGACGGATTCGATCGCGATCGCCCAGGCCTTGCTGGAAGAACATCCGCACGTCGATCCCCGTGCCATTCGTTTCACCGATCTGCACCGGTGGGTCTGCGAGCTCGACGGCTTCGCCGACCATCCGGATCGGTCCAACGAAAAGATTCTGGAGGCGATCCAGATGGCGTGGATCGAAGAGGCGGAGTAG
- a CDS encoding cyclase/dehydrase → MFALVRDVAQYPKFLPWCAASHVQAPVDVQADGETLVARVDIAYMGVRSSFTTRNIHHGCEAIDLTLVDGPFRDLHGRWSFQPLREEGCKVTLDLHYRFAAGLLGRVVAPVFEHVANSLIDAFAQRADQIYGTGD, encoded by the coding sequence ATGTTCGCCCTGGTGCGCGACGTGGCACAGTATCCCAAGTTTCTCCCGTGGTGCGCAGCGAGCCACGTTCAAGCGCCGGTCGACGTCCAGGCCGATGGTGAAACGCTCGTCGCCCGGGTCGACATTGCCTACATGGGCGTCCGCAGTTCCTTCACGACCCGCAACATCCACCATGGCTGCGAAGCGATCGATCTCACGCTGGTCGATGGCCCGTTCCGGGACCTGCATGGCCGCTGGAGTTTCCAGCCGCTGCGGGAAGAGGGCTGCAAGGTGACGCTCGACCTGCACTACCGTTTCGCAGCCGGCCTGCTCGGGCGCGTCGTGGCGCCGGTGTTCGAGCACGTCGCGAATTCCCTCATCGACGCCTTTGCCCAGCGCGCGGATCAAATCTATGGAACCGGCGACTGA
- a CDS encoding cysteine desulfurase produces the protein MKLPIYLDYSATTPIDPRVVDRMLPYLREHFGNPASRSHAFGWEAERAVEAARGQVAELVNADPREIIWTSGATESINLALKGAAHFYRDKGRHLVTVKTEHKATLDSMRELEREGFEVTYLDVGSDGLLDLDAFAASLRGDTILASVMFVNNEIGVIQDIEAIGRICRERGVMLHVDAAQATGKLAIDLGALPVDLMSFSAHKTYGPKGIGALYVRRKPRARLEAQMHGGGHERGLRSGTLATHQIVGMGEAFRIAGEEMGAEIERMRVLRDRLWTGLQRIEEVYLNGDAERRVAHNLNVSFNFVEGESLIMAVKDLAVSSGSACTSASLEPSYVLRALGRSDELAHSSIRFTVGRFTTIEEIDYAVRLVADKVAKLRAMSPLWEMHQDGIDLNTVQWAAH, from the coding sequence ATGAAACTTCCCATCTATCTCGATTATTCCGCCACGACCCCCATCGATCCCCGGGTTGTCGATCGTATGCTGCCCTACCTGCGCGAGCATTTCGGCAATCCGGCGTCGCGCAGCCATGCCTTCGGATGGGAGGCCGAACGCGCGGTGGAAGCCGCGCGCGGACAGGTGGCCGAACTGGTCAACGCCGATCCGCGGGAAATCATCTGGACCTCGGGGGCGACCGAGTCCATCAATCTCGCGCTCAAGGGCGCCGCGCACTTCTATCGCGACAAGGGCCGGCATCTCGTCACGGTGAAGACCGAGCACAAGGCGACGCTCGACTCGATGCGCGAACTGGAGCGCGAAGGGTTCGAGGTCACCTATCTCGACGTCGGCAGCGACGGGCTGCTCGACCTCGATGCGTTCGCGGCGAGCCTGCGCGGCGACACCATCCTGGCGTCGGTCATGTTCGTCAACAATGAAATCGGCGTGATCCAGGACATCGAGGCGATCGGGCGGATCTGCCGCGAACGCGGTGTGATGCTGCACGTCGATGCCGCCCAGGCCACCGGAAAGCTGGCGATCGATCTCGGCGCGCTGCCGGTCGACCTGATGTCGTTTTCCGCGCACAAGACCTACGGGCCCAAGGGGATCGGCGCGCTCTACGTCCGGCGCAAGCCGCGCGCGCGGCTGGAGGCGCAGATGCACGGCGGCGGGCACGAGCGGGGATTGCGCTCGGGTACGCTGGCGACGCATCAGATCGTCGGAATGGGCGAGGCATTTCGCATCGCCGGCGAAGAGATGGGCGCCGAAATCGAACGGATGCGGGTGCTGCGGGACCGCCTGTGGACGGGCCTGCAGCGCATCGAGGAGGTCTACCTCAACGGGGACGCCGAGCGGCGGGTGGCACACAACCTCAACGTCAGCTTCAACTTCGTGGAAGGCGAGTCGCTGATCATGGCGGTCAAGGACCTGGCGGTATCGTCCGGGTCGGCCTGCACGTCGGCGAGCCTGGAGCCGTCCTACGTGTTGCGGGCGCTGGGGCGCAGCGACGAACTGGCGCACAGTTCGATCCGGTTCACCGTCGGTCGCTTCACGACGATCGAGGAAATCGATTACGCGGTGCGTCTGGTCGCCGACAAGGTTGCTAAGCTTCGGGCCATGTCGCCGTTGTGGGAGATGCATCAGGATGGAATCGATCTCAATACCGTGCAGTGGGCGGCACATTGA
- a CDS encoding chaperone protein HscA, producing MALLQIAEPGQSAAPHQHRLAVGIDLGTTNSLVATVRSGSPVVLPDEQGHALLPSVVWYRGDAPPVVGAEAQRQQANDARNVICSAKRLMGRGHADIAHIENLPYDFVDAPGMLQLRTTAGVKSPVEVSADILNVLRDRAERSLGGALTGAVITVPAYFDDAQRQATRDAARIAGIPVLRLLNEPTAAAVAYGLDSGAEGVFVVYDLGGGTFDVSVLRLSKGVFEVLATGGDSALGGDDFDHRLYCWILEQANLSLLAPEDIRLLTARARAAKEQLSTRASATIQARLSDHRWVNLNIGRETFFGITQHLVQKTVDAARRTLRDAGVAVADVQGVVLVGGATRMPHLRKAVEELFGRPPLDRIDPDQVVALGAAMQANLLVGNRPPGDDWLLLDVIPLSLGIETMGGLVERIIPRNSTIPTARAQDFTTFQDGQRALALHVVQGERDLVDHCRSLARFELRGLPPMAAGAARVRVRFQVDADGLLSVSATEATSGVEASVTVKPSYGLGDEDVARMLADSFGAAERDRDARMLREQQVEARRMIEATRAALRADGDLLDAGERGDIDAAVEQLAAAEQAGEADAIADAGARLSAATENFAMLRMNRSIRAALAGAKVDEVLTGNK from the coding sequence ATGGCTCTCTTGCAAATCGCCGAACCGGGGCAATCCGCCGCGCCGCATCAGCACCGCCTGGCCGTCGGCATCGACCTCGGGACGACGAATTCCCTGGTCGCGACCGTGCGCAGCGGCTCCCCGGTGGTGCTGCCGGACGAACAAGGCCACGCCCTGTTGCCGTCGGTCGTGTGGTATCGCGGCGACGCGCCGCCGGTGGTCGGCGCCGAGGCCCAGCGGCAGCAGGCGAACGATGCGCGCAATGTCATTTGTTCGGCGAAGCGCCTGATGGGCCGCGGCCACGCCGACATCGCCCACATCGAGAATCTGCCCTACGATTTCGTCGATGCGCCCGGCATGCTCCAGCTGCGCACCACCGCCGGGGTCAAAAGCCCGGTCGAGGTGTCGGCGGATATCCTGAACGTGTTGCGCGACCGGGCCGAACGGTCGCTGGGCGGCGCGTTGACCGGGGCCGTCATCACGGTTCCGGCGTATTTCGACGACGCCCAGCGGCAGGCGACCCGCGACGCGGCGCGGATTGCGGGCATCCCGGTGCTGCGGCTGCTCAACGAGCCGACGGCGGCCGCGGTCGCCTATGGACTCGACAGCGGCGCCGAAGGCGTGTTCGTCGTCTACGACCTGGGCGGCGGCACGTTTGACGTGTCGGTCCTGCGGCTCAGCAAAGGCGTGTTCGAGGTGCTGGCAACCGGCGGCGACAGCGCGCTGGGCGGCGACGATTTCGACCACCGCCTGTATTGCTGGATCCTCGAACAGGCCAATCTGTCGTTGCTGGCTCCCGAGGACATCCGGCTGCTCACGGCGCGCGCGCGCGCGGCGAAGGAGCAGCTTTCCACGCGCGCAAGCGCCACCATCCAGGCGCGGCTTTCTGACCACCGCTGGGTCAACCTGAACATCGGGCGGGAGACGTTTTTCGGAATCACCCAGCATCTGGTCCAGAAGACCGTGGACGCGGCGCGGCGCACCCTGCGCGATGCCGGAGTCGCGGTGGCAGACGTGCAGGGGGTCGTCCTGGTCGGCGGCGCCACCCGCATGCCGCACCTGCGTAAGGCGGTCGAGGAGTTGTTCGGCCGGCCGCCGCTGGACCGTATCGATCCGGATCAGGTCGTGGCGCTCGGCGCCGCGATGCAGGCCAATCTGCTCGTCGGCAACCGCCCCCCCGGCGACGACTGGCTGCTGCTCGACGTGATCCCGCTTTCGCTTGGCATCGAGACGATGGGCGGACTGGTGGAGCGCATCATTCCGCGGAACTCGACGATTCCCACCGCGCGCGCCCAGGACTTCACCACCTTCCAGGACGGGCAGCGGGCGCTGGCGCTGCATGTGGTGCAGGGGGAGCGCGATCTGGTCGATCATTGCCGCTCGCTGGCCCGGTTCGAGTTGCGCGGCCTGCCGCCGATGGCCGCGGGGGCGGCGCGCGTGCGCGTGCGCTTCCAGGTCGACGCCGACGGGCTGCTGTCGGTCAGCGCCACGGAGGCGACGAGCGGCGTCGAGGCCTCGGTCACCGTGAAGCCGTCCTACGGGCTGGGCGACGAGGACGTCGCGCGGATGCTTGCCGACTCGTTCGGTGCGGCCGAGCGCGATCGCGATGCCCGCATGCTGCGCGAGCAGCAGGTCGAGGCGCGGCGCATGATCGAGGCGACCCGCGCGGCGTTGCGCGCGGACGGGGATCTCCTGGACGCCGGGGAGCGCGGGGACATCGATGCGGCGGTCGAGCAACTGGCGGCGGCGGAACAGGCCGGCGAGGCGGATGCGATCGCGGATGCCGGCGCGCGGCTTTCCGCTGCCACGGAGAACTTCGCGATGCTGCGGATGAACCGCTCGATCCGCGCGGCCCTGGCCGGTGCCAAGGTCGACGAGGTACTGACCGGAAACAAGTAA
- a CDS encoding inosine 5'-monophosphate dehydrogenase, producing MRFRDKALTFDDVLLVPAYSAVLPRETDLSTRLTRRIPLNLPLVSAAMDTVTEARLAIALAQEGGIGIIHKNLSPEQQAAEVAKVKRHEAGILRDPITIPPTMRVGEVMALTREHKISGLPVIDAAGRVVGIVTNRDLRFETRTEIPVEQIMTPRERLVTVREGATLEEAKALMHRHRLERVVVIDDDFLLRGLITVKDITRTTEHPYAAKDELGKLRVGAAVGTSEAEEARVEALVRAGVDAIVVDTAHGHSQGVLERVRWVKRNFPQVEVIGGNIATGEAARALVEHGADGVKVGIGPGSICTTRIIAGVGVPQITAILDVARALEGTGVPLIADGGVRYSGDVAKALAAGASTVMMGSALAGTEEAPGELILYEGRSYKAYRGMGSLGAMKRGAADRYFQDNDANVDKLVPEGIEGMVPFKGSVVAIIFQMAGGVRSSMGYCGCRTIEEMRTRAEFVQITNAGMRESHVHDVRITKEAPNYRVE from the coding sequence ATGCGGTTCCGTGACAAGGCGCTGACTTTCGACGACGTGCTTCTGGTGCCGGCATATTCGGCCGTGCTTCCCCGGGAGACCGATCTTTCCACGCGGCTGACCCGCCGCATCCCCTTGAATCTTCCGCTGGTGTCGGCCGCGATGGATACCGTGACCGAGGCACGCCTGGCGATCGCCCTGGCACAGGAAGGGGGGATCGGCATCATCCACAAGAACCTGTCGCCCGAGCAGCAGGCGGCGGAAGTCGCGAAGGTCAAGCGGCACGAAGCGGGAATCCTGCGGGATCCGATCACGATTCCGCCCACCATGCGGGTGGGCGAGGTCATGGCGCTCACGCGCGAACACAAGATCTCCGGTCTGCCGGTGATCGACGCGGCCGGGCGGGTGGTCGGCATCGTCACCAACCGCGACCTGCGCTTCGAGACGCGCACGGAGATCCCGGTCGAACAGATCATGACGCCGCGCGAGCGGCTGGTCACGGTCCGCGAGGGGGCGACCCTCGAAGAGGCCAAGGCGCTCATGCATCGTCACCGCCTCGAGCGCGTGGTGGTCATCGACGACGATTTCTTGTTGCGGGGCCTCATCACCGTCAAGGACATCACCCGCACCACCGAGCACCCGTACGCCGCCAAGGATGAGCTGGGCAAGCTGCGCGTCGGCGCGGCGGTCGGCACCAGCGAGGCGGAAGAGGCGCGCGTCGAGGCGCTGGTACGGGCGGGGGTCGACGCGATCGTCGTCGACACGGCCCACGGCCACAGCCAGGGCGTGCTCGAGCGCGTGCGATGGGTCAAGCGCAACTTCCCGCAGGTCGAGGTGATCGGCGGCAACATCGCCACCGGCGAAGCCGCGCGCGCGCTGGTCGAACACGGCGCGGACGGAGTCAAGGTCGGCATCGGCCCGGGCTCGATCTGCACCACGCGCATCATCGCGGGGGTGGGCGTGCCGCAGATCACGGCGATCCTCGACGTCGCGCGCGCGCTGGAAGGCACGGGCGTGCCGCTCATCGCGGACGGCGGCGTGCGGTATTCGGGCGACGTCGCCAAGGCGCTGGCGGCGGGCGCGTCCACCGTGATGATGGGCAGCGCCCTCGCCGGAACGGAAGAGGCCCCGGGCGAACTCATCCTTTATGAAGGACGCTCATACAAGGCCTATCGCGGCATGGGCAGTCTGGGAGCGATGAAGCGCGGCGCCGCCGATCGCTACTTCCAGGACAACGACGCCAACGTCGACAAGCTCGTTCCGGAGGGCATCGAAGGCATGGTGCCGTTCAAGGGCAGCGTCGTGGCGATCATTTTCCAGATGGCCGGCGGCGTGCGTTCCAGCATGGGCTATTGCGGGTGCCGGACGATCGAGGAGATGCGCACGCGCGCCGAGTTCGTGCAGATCACGAACGCCGGCATGCGGGAGTCGCACGTGCATGACGTCCGGATCACGAAGGAAGCGCCCAACTATCGGGTGGAGTAG
- a CDS encoding BadM/Rrf2 family transcriptional regulator — translation MRLTTKGRFAVTAMIDLGMRQHKGPVTLAGISQRQSISLSYLEQLFAKLRRHSLVESTRGPGGGYRLGKSAADISVADIIFAVDEPLDATLCGGRGNCDNDQRCMTHELWTNLNRQMIDYLDSVSLADLVAQQHQNAHAAPRPASVAAMPVGSRWATGGARATADESTTV, via the coding sequence ATGCGACTGACAACCAAAGGGCGCTTTGCGGTCACGGCGATGATCGATCTGGGCATGCGCCAGCACAAAGGGCCTGTGACGCTGGCGGGAATCAGCCAGCGCCAATCGATTTCGCTGTCGTACCTGGAGCAGTTGTTCGCGAAGTTGCGGCGCCACAGCCTGGTGGAGAGCACCCGGGGTCCGGGTGGCGGCTACCGTCTGGGCAAGTCGGCGGCAGACATTTCGGTCGCGGATATCATTTTCGCGGTGGACGAACCCCTCGATGCGACGCTGTGCGGCGGTCGCGGCAACTGCGACAACGACCAGCGCTGCATGACGCATGAATTGTGGACCAACCTGAATCGACAGATGATCGACTATCTGGATTCGGTCTCGCTGGCCGATCTGGTGGCGCAGCAGCACCAAAACGCGCATGCCGCACCGCGCCCGGCGTCGGTCGCGGCGATGCCGGTCGGCAGCCGCTGGGCGACCGGCGGCGCACGGGCGACGGCGGACGAAAGCACCACGGTGTAA
- a CDS encoding scaffold protein: protein MSYSEKVIDHYENPRNVGSFDKDDQAVGTGMVGAPACGDVMKLQIRVNEDGVIEDARFKTYGCGSAIASSSLVTEWVKGKTLDQAMEIRNTAIAEELALPPVKIHCSILAEDAIKAAIEDYRSKRGGTEESAASPLSAAA, encoded by the coding sequence ATGTCGTACAGCGAGAAAGTCATCGATCATTACGAGAATCCGCGCAATGTCGGTTCCTTCGACAAGGACGACCAGGCGGTGGGGACCGGGATGGTGGGGGCGCCGGCCTGCGGCGACGTGATGAAGCTGCAGATTCGCGTCAACGAGGATGGGGTGATCGAGGACGCGCGCTTCAAGACCTACGGTTGCGGCTCCGCGATCGCTTCGAGTTCGCTGGTCACCGAGTGGGTCAAGGGCAAGACGCTCGATCAGGCCATGGAGATCCGCAACACCGCGATCGCCGAGGAGCTCGCGCTGCCGCCCGTGAAGATCCATTGTTCGATCCTCGCCGAAGACGCGATCAAGGCCGCGATCGAAGACTACCGCAGCAAGCGCGGCGGCACGGAAGAGTCCGCGGCATCCCCGCTTTCGGCGGCGGCGTAA
- a CDS encoding low molecular weight protein-tyrosine phosphatase — MRTENAGGGTAVQEQDSITTKSGAKAATHTTKVLFVCMGNICRSPTAHGVFRKMVAEAGLEASVHVESAGTHAYHVGEAPDARAQQAAKRRGVDISDLRARQVGQDDYHDFDLILAMDWENLALLQQQCPRGQKHKLHLLMRFAGEHDAATVPDPYYGGSEGFNTVLDYVEDACQGLIEVVRRRATMYAAA; from the coding sequence ATGAGAACGGAAAACGCGGGTGGCGGAACTGCCGTACAGGAACAAGACTCGATCACGACCAAGTCGGGAGCCAAGGCGGCGACCCATACGACGAAGGTCCTTTTCGTGTGCATGGGCAATATCTGCCGGTCGCCCACGGCGCACGGCGTGTTCCGCAAGATGGTGGCGGAGGCGGGACTGGAGGCGAGCGTCCATGTCGAGTCCGCGGGAACCCATGCCTATCACGTCGGCGAGGCGCCGGACGCCCGCGCCCAGCAGGCGGCCAAGCGCCGCGGCGTCGATATCAGCGATCTGCGGGCGCGGCAGGTTGGCCAGGACGACTACCACGACTTCGACCTGATCCTCGCGATGGACTGGGAAAACCTCGCGTTGCTGCAACAGCAGTGTCCGCGCGGGCAGAAGCACAAGCTGCACCTGCTGATGCGGTTCGCCGGGGAGCATGATGCGGCCACGGTGCCGGATCCCTACTACGGCGGCAGCGAGGGCTTCAACACGGTTCTCGACTACGTCGAAGACGCGTGCCAGGGGCTGATCGAGGTCGTCCGTCGCCGGGCGACGATGTACGCCGCAGCCTGA